CCTCGAACTCGTCGTATATCTCTTCGTCGGTGACGTTCGCCTGTTCGACGAACTCGTCTGAGGGCTCAAACAGTTCCTGTTCTTCTAGCCTTGCCTCCAACTCCACGTCGGGATCGTCTGACATATCATACTATATCACGAAGATGGGGTAATAAAAACTTCCGTCATCTTCTTTGATTCTAAATATTCTTTTAGTAGGAAAAACCCGGTTCTAAGACGTCTGTCGACGCATCTTCTCGACTACTTCGGCGAGTTCGGGCGCGTCGAACCAGTCTCTTCCCGTGTAGAGGTTCGCGCCCGAGGTGTAGAGTTCACTCGCGGTCGCTGCGACGTCGTCGGGAAGCGGCTTAGGATCGACCTCACACAGCGACTTCCAGTCGGCGACGCCCCTCTCGTCCGCCTCCTTCTTCGCGTCTTCTACCGCCGAGACCCAGTCGGGGTCGTATCCCTTATAGAAGCCACGGAGGAACTCCTTGCTTATCTGTTCGCCGTCGTAGAGGAAACGGTTCTCGTCGAAGGTTCCGACGACATCTGCGACGAGTATGTCGCCGTCGTAGTAGAGACACTCTATCTTGCCGTCCTCGTGTGATAGCCCGACCTCGTCTGCCTTCTCGGTCACTACGCGGTTGACCTCTCTCGCCGTCTCACGGAGTTCGTCGATCTCCGCCTTGCCGCTGATCTCTGACGCCTCGTCTTCGTCGAGGTATCTGTCCTTGTCCTCGAACTTAGTCGAGAACTCGACTATCGGCGAGTCGAGATCGACGTGTTCGTCGGGCCAGTCGTCGTAGTCGAGCCCGAAATCCGACGGCTCCTTCCTACTCCTGAGAGACGAGCCTATAGGTACGGAGTTCCTGAAGACTATCTCTAAGGGTATCAGGTAGCTGTCGCCTCCCTCGTCGTGGAAGCTCTCATAGTCGTACTCTCCCGTCTCTTCGTCAAACTCCAGGTCGGGAACCTGTGTGAGACGTATAGACATCCTCTCGGGAGCTTCGTCGGCTTCTTCGAGGCGCACGGCGTCTTCTCCGACCCCTATGTAATGTGTCTCTATTCCCTCGTCCTCTAAGAGTTCAAAGTTGTACGCCCCCATCGTGCAGAGGGATCTCCCCTTCGACTCTATCTTGTCGGGCATCTTTCCCCAGTCGAAGA
This genomic interval from Candidatus Afararchaeum irisae contains the following:
- a CDS encoding phosphoribosylaminoimidazolesuccinocarboxamide synthase, translated to MTSVKNFSIYEEATSEELGRGEFVFTDDYSVFDWGKMPDKIESKGRSLCTMGAYNFELLEDEGIETHYIGVGEDAVRLEEADEAPERMSIRLTQVPDLEFDEETGEYDYESFHDEGGDSYLIPLEIVFRNSVPIGSSLRSRKEPSDFGLDYDDWPDEHVDLDSPIVEFSTKFEDKDRYLDEDEASEISGKAEIDELRETAREVNRVVTEKADEVGLSHEDGKIECLYYDGDILVADVVGTFDENRFLYDGEQISKEFLRGFYKGYDPDWVSAVEDAKKEADERGVADWKSLCEVDPKPLPDDVAATASELYTSGANLYTGRDWFDAPELAEVVEKMRRQTS